A genomic segment from Hypanus sabinus isolate sHypSab1 chromosome 8, sHypSab1.hap1, whole genome shotgun sequence encodes:
- the LOC132397895 gene encoding tumor necrosis factor ligand superfamily member 10-like isoform X2, whose amino-acid sequence MGPRRPVERDSEFRLPGHTAERRNQSLADAELFLQSIYQVLQHRAKDHTGPEGGVFNAQKGDHPGGHRFHSPQRTAAHLIGITPGESPPGTTFPCEKGSPIKKWMAADFPAFTHNINYTSGKLVITEPGFYYIYCQVSFRLTSGKPERKSNVPFVQYINLQRDPTQSIMLMKASKTPMDKSQASSFNSVNQGGVFQLKEGDQLFVSVTTTDLLSYDIATYFGTFRL is encoded by the exons GTGGAAAGGGACTCGGAATTTCGGCTTCCTGGACACACAGCGGAGCGACGAAATCAAAGCCTGGCCGACGCCGAGCTGTTTCTGCAGAGCATTTACCAG GTCCTGCAGCACAGAGCCAAGGATCATACAGGGCCAGAGGGTGGTGTCTTCAACGCACAGAAAG GTGACCATCCAGGGGGACACAGGTTCCACAGCCCCCAGCGTACTGCAGCTCACCTTATTGGCATCACACCAGGGGAAAGTCCACCAG gGACCACTTTTCCGTGTGAGAAAGGGTCTCCGATCAAAAAGTGGATGGCTGCAGATTTCCCCGCGTTTACGCACAACATCAACTACACCAGCGGTAAGCTAGTTATCACCGAGCCTGGTTTTTACTATATCTATTGCCAGGTTAGTTTTCGGCTAACCAGTGGTAAGCCCGAGAGAAAATCGAACGTGCCTTTTGTTCAGTACATCAATCTGCAAAGAGACCCGACACAATCTATAATGCTGATGAAGGCTTCCAAAACGCCCATGGATAAAAGCCAAGCTTCCAGCTTCAACTCTGTGAACCAGGGCGGAGTCTTTCAGCTGAAGGAGGGAGACCAGCTCTTTGTATCCGTGACCACCACAGATTTGCTCAGTTATGACATCGCCACCTACTTCGGCACTTTTCGGCTTTAG